The sequence GCTATCCTGGGCGCATTGACGCTCTATCTTGACTTCATCAATCTGTTCCTGATGCTCCTTAGGCTTTTTGGACGCAGGAAATAGGAGGAAAATAAAATGGATTGGTTATGTTTATTCGTAGCGGGTCTTTTGGAAGTGGCCTGGCCCATAGGCTTTAAATATTCCAAGGGTTTTACAAAAATATTACCCACCATCCCCACGATGCTCGCCCTGATCTTAAGTTTTGCTCTTCTTGCAAAGGCATCAAAGACGCTCCCCATAGGGACAGCTTACGCGGTCTGGACCGGCATCGGGGTGTTTGGAACGGCGATCTTCGGCATAATCCTTTTCGGAGAATCCTACGACCTCCTCAGGATCTGCTGCATTTTTCTGATATTCGTAGGGATAGTCGGCCTTAAGATAACGGCCGCGAGTTAATATTTTTCCACCTTAACCGGACGCATGTTTATCTAAGTCTCGCGTCCCCGTAAATATCCGGTAGTAAGTTGTGACCCTATTTCACCGTGTACCTAAAGAAAATCGATGGCATCTCTCCGACAACTTCTTTTATGCGACCCACATGGAGGAGGTCGAATTTGTTTCCCGCATGCCATTCACCGATCTTGACATCTTGGTAGATGATATGGTCCTTTATGAACGCATCCACTTTTCCGTAATCCGCAACCTCCTGGTTGGAGGGTCAGGCTTCGCTAATTCGTTTATTCATTTGAGTCCCCTTTCGCTTCGCCACACGGGACTCATTGACGTAGAAAAAATCCCGTCGGCCTGAAAGACCGACGGGATTTTTAACGGCGATGAGCAGGAGACGAGGGTCGAACTCGCGACTTTCACGTTGGCAATAGGATTTAGGGTGTAACGGCAAATCGTTGAATATCAAGGTTTTGGCAGTAATAACAAACAATTAGTTCACTTCCGGATGTCAGAGAATTACGGACGATTTCGGGGGCTTTTTGACAGTATTGACCCCACGGTTGACCCCAAAAGAATGGGAATTGATTTAAAAAACGGGCAAACTAAAAACCATCAACGAAGCCGATCGGCAACATTATTGGCAGTGTATTAAGCGGTGGCGGAGGCGGAAGTGGTGGCAGAGGTGCAATTTTAGGGATTCGAGGTAGAGGTGGAATTGTTAATCGGTTATTCAAAACATAATAATTATTACTTATTTGTTTTAACTGGCCTCTAAAGTTTCCGTCTCTACCCCACACAATACTATTTTCAATCCATCCAAGATATTCACCATCTCGCGAAAAAATATTATTATTATGCACGAAGCCGATGTAATTACCGTTAGATCTAAATATAAACATGTTATTCATTACTTTTTCTCGTCTTTAGGAAACTCTTTGTATTCTGGGATATAGCATGCTGGGACAGCATAGCCAATTCCCAATTGAACATTATTAATTATAGCTCTATAAATTTCAACCAAATCTAACCCATGCAAAGATACTGCACCTGCCTGCATCTTTTCTACCTTTTCAAGCAAATCAGAACGTTCTCGCCTTTTGGCATTTACGATTCCAATGACTTCACCGCATAAATTCATAAGGGGGCATCCACTATTGCCCGAATTAACGGTACCATCGATTAAATAATTCTTTATACCAGTC is a genomic window of Deltaproteobacteria bacterium CG11_big_fil_rev_8_21_14_0_20_49_13 containing:
- a CDS encoding quaternary ammonium compound-resistance protein SugE; the protein is MDWLCLFVAGLLEVAWPIGFKYSKGFTKILPTIPTMLALILSFALLAKASKTLPIGTAYAVWTGIGVFGTAIFGIILFGESYDLLRICCIFLIFVGIVGLKITAAS